The sequence caggttcttgttcaggttctagttcaggttctagttcagcttctacttctggttctacttcaggttctacttcagtttctagttcaggttatagttcaggttatagtttagttctagttcttTCATTCTTTAAtaggaagttttttttaacttgtcTAAGCATTAgtattaaatacaaacattgactttgaaattaattgaaatcttTTTAGTACCGCCTCCTTAATTCACGGCTCTGGCGTAGTTCCCGTTGGTAATGGCACCAAAGCTGAAATGAGTCAAATACAAGTTTGCTGTGAAGGCTACGAACGCAATCCCCATGTCTTCAAACGTTGTGATCCCATCTGTGCCGACGATTGTCCCAATGGTATTTGCACTGCACCCAATACCTGTGTCTGCATGCCAGGTCATGTGCGCAATGATGAGGGTAAATGCATTACTACTTGCCCCATCGGCTGCGGTAATGGTGTGTGTGGTGATAACAACGAATGCAGATGTAAACCTGGTTATGCCTTGGAACCGgtgcaacaaaaatattgtgTTCCCCTCTGTGAGCCCGGCTGTCAGTTTGGTAAATGTGTGGCTCCCAATAAGTGTGCCTGTCAAGAGGGTTATCGTCTAACTGCTACCGGAGTATGTGAGCCTCACTGTGATAACTGTGAAAATGGCAAATGTACCTCCCCCGGCTACTGTAGCTGTAATACGGGATATATTAAAGTAGGTGCCGTATGTGAGCCAGTGTGTGCTCggtaagttttcataaaaattaataatatttaaggaatttttattaaagaatttactTTTACAGAGGCTGCGATAAAGGCCAATGCATTGCCCCTGACACTTGCTCATGCGGCCAAGGTTTTGAATTGGATCATTCAGGTACTAGGTGTGTACCCCACTGTGAGGTGCCCTGTTTGAATGGTGTTTGCGGTGGCAACAATCAATGCGTTTGCAATTCTGGTTATATAGCCGATGAACTACAACCCAATATGTGTAAACCTCATTGCCCTCTAGGCTGCCCCAATGGTTATTGTACCTCACCGGGTTTCTGTATTTGTAAACCCGGTTTTAAAAAGGCTGGTGTTAAGGGACGTCAGTCATGCACACCCGTTTAAGTTGTTAATTGTATGAAATTGTATGATTAGTTTGTTTTACTAGATTTtgtaaattgttgaaaattagtatacaaaatatatgttttaataCAGTGCTGTGCTGTTAAACCATTTGTAATCCAAAATTTAAAGTCTTTgactgaattttatatttataaaggaAACTTGTCCTTTAGGGCatatgtagaaaaattttaatttatgtccACGAACTCTACTCCCTTTGTATTtcttcccataacctattttcctggTATCTACTAGAACAAGTGGGAGTGCTGTATTCGGCTACCTAACATTTAGGTTTCtgttaaaaccgaacacgaaactccagaaaaaatctagtttttatCCAATATATAAGTGATCTCAAAAATGTTCctgaaaaaaattcgagttaaaatgtttttttccgattttgacccattgtaggtcttatatacgtcattgcaaaggtctttgaaatatctatcattagatatccatattgtctatattaatgacttagtaatccagaaataggtaaaaaaaataggtgaCAAATCGAgcttgtcctggttttttccttatatttcagccatttgtggacagattttctcgattttaaatagacagacagacagacagacagacagacagacagacagacagacagacagacagacagacagacagacagacagacagacagacatacagacagacagacagacagacagacagacagacagacagacagacagacagacagacagacagacagacagacagacagacagacagacagacagacagacagacagacagacagacagacagacagacagacagacagacagacagacagacagacagacagacagacagacagacagacagacagacagacagacagacagacagacagacagacagacagacagacagacagacagacagacagacagacagacagacagacagacagacagacagacagacagacagacagacagacagacagacagacagacagacagacagacagacagacagacagacagacagacagacagacagacagacagacagacagacagacagacagacagacagacagacagacagacaagcagacagacagacagacagacatacagacagacagacagacagacagacagacagacagacagacagacagacagacagacagacagacagacagacagacagacagacagacagacagacagacagacagacagacagacagacatacagacagacagacagacagacagacagacagacagacagacagacagacagacagacagacatacagacagacagacagacagacagacagacatacagacagacagacagacagacagacagacagacagacagacagacagacagacagacagacagacagatagatagacagacagacagacagacatacagacatacagacagacagacagacagacagacagacagacagacagacagacagacagacagacagacagacagacagacagacagacagacagacagacagacagacagacagacagacagacagacagacagacagacagacagacagacagacagacagacagacagacagacagacagacagacagacagacagacagacagacagacagacagacagacagacagacagacagacagacagacagacagacagacagacagacagacagacagacagacagacagacagacagacagacagacagacagacagacagacagacagacagacagacagacagacagacagacagacagacagacagacagacagacagacagacagacagacagacagacagacagacagacagacagacagacagacagacagacagacagacagacagacagacagacagacagacagacagacagacagacagacagacagacagacagacagacagacagacagacagacagacagacagacagacagacagacagacagacagacagacagacagacagacagacagacatacagacagacagacagacagacagacagacagacagacagacagacagacagacagacagacagacagacagacagacagacagacagacagacagacagacagacagacagacagacagacagacagacagacagacagacagacagacagacagacagacagacagacagacagacagacagacagacagacagacagacagacagacagacagacagacagacagacagacagacagacagacagacagacagacagacagacagacagacagacagacagacagacagacagacagacagacagacagacagacagacagacagacagacagacagacagacagacagacagacagacacgaACTCCACGAACTCTACTCCCTTTGTATTtcttcccataacctattttcctggTATCTACTAGAACAAGTGGGAGTGCTGTATTCGGCTACCTAACATTTAGGTTTCtgttaaaaccgaacacgaaactccagaaaaaatctagtttttatCCAATATATAAGTGATCTCAAAAATGTTCctgaaaaaaattcgagttaaaatgtttttttccgattttgacccattgtaggtcttatatacgtcattgcaaaggtctttgaaatatctatcattagatatccatattgtctatattaatgacttagtaatccagaaataggtaaaaaaaataggtgaCAAATCGAgcttgtcctggttttttccttatatttcagccatttgtggacagattttctcgattttaaatagacagacagacagacagacagacagacagacagacagacagacagacagacagacagacagacagacagacagacagacatacagacagacagacagacagacagacagacagacagacagacagacagacagacagacagacagacagacagacagacagacagacagacagacagacagacagacagacagacagacagacagacagacagacagacagacagacagacagacagacagacagacagacagacagacagacagacagacagacagacagacagacagacagacagacagacagacagacagacagacagacagacagacagacagacagacagacagacagacagacagacagacagacagacagacagacagacagacagacagacagacagacagacagacagacagacagacagacagacagacagacagacagacagacagacagacagacagacagacagacagacagacagacagacagacagacagacagacagacagacagacagacagacagacagacagacagacagacagacagacagacagacagacagacagacagacagacagacagacagacagacagacagacagacagacagacagacagacagacagacagacagacagacagacagacagacagacagacagacagacagacagacagacagacagacagacagacagacagacagacagacagacagacagacagacagacagacagacagacagacagacagacagacagacagacagacagacagacagacagacagacagacagacagacagacagacagacagacagacagacagacagacagacagacagacagacagacagacagacagacagacagacagacagacagacagacagacagacagacagacagacagacagacagacagacagacagacagacagacagacagacagacagacagacagacagacagacagacagacagacagacagacagacagacagacagacagacagacagacagacagacagacagacagacagacagacagacagacagacagacagacagacagacagacagacagacagacagacagacagacagacagacagacagacagacagacagacagacagacagacagacagacagacgggcatggcttaatcgacttctctatctataaggatccagaatatatatactttataatgtcggaaaattatattatggatattacaaacggaatgaccctTCTCAAGaagattataaaaatcgatttttaagttttttttataataaaaaccgatttttggtcagaaactgagtgatcacatattgaactccttttctcgattatgcagatgtttgtaacgcccaaaaatattagtctaacacccaccttaatgtataccgatcgacttagaatcactttctgagtcgattaatcgatatccttccgtccgtctggtcggctggttggctgtccatgtaaatcgcttaaaaatgttggtatagtcacaaaattcaacatagtaaactttcatatagacataaatcagaagacctaatttcatggtgatcggtctataattggccatagctcccatataaggcccacttgcgaaaatcactcaaacatataaattattgaaattttaaaagaaaaatgtttttgctctttaacttagtgtagggtattatatggtcaggcttgaccaaccatactttctttcttgtttaataaggattttagttatttatgtttatcatatgaaaaatcgatttttgttcagaaatgttAGTGATctcagatcgatctccttttctcgattaaacgcttgtttacaaagtttataaggattttagatttttgagttttttttatgaaaaattgatttttttttatacgaaatatgagtgatcacagatcgagcacctattctttattaaacgcttgttTACAAAGTTAACAAGCAGTTTAGATTTgtgttttttctatgaaaaatcgattttggttagaaatatgagtgattacagatcgtgATTCTTTTTCGATTAATAACTTATTACAAAGTTAATAaggattttggattttttatcgaaatatgagtgatcatagatcgagctaattttttcgattaaacgcttataaacAAAGTTagtaaggattttagatttttcagaATTATGAGAGATCTGAGATCGAGTTCCTTTGGATGAAAATTGTCAGTATAACTTTAGGTTAAATCATAACACAGAAAATTGCACTggagaagaaaaaaacacaggACAGATTGATCCAAAACTTTCAAGCCTGCAGGAAATCCATAGGTTATAA comes from Calliphora vicina chromosome 2, idCalVici1.1, whole genome shotgun sequence and encodes:
- the LOC135951760 gene encoding epidermal growth factor-like protein, which gives rise to MKSFLVLATALVLFCSCQGQYKNTGIKTRYPAPSSGNLILGNATEHNETNHYVYRQQQFDVPQPQHDSYDRYNGNFKPAEYYHGGAVPTAVRPPIILDATAEFINKTRSSMASGICFKEVPTASLIHGSGVVPVGNGTKAEMSQIQVCCEGYERNPHVFKRCDPICADDCPNGICTAPNTCVCMPGHVRNDEGKCITTCPIGCGNGVCGDNNECRCKPGYALEPVQQKYCVPLCEPGCQFGKCVAPNKCACQEGYRLTATGVCEPHCDNCENGKCTSPGYCSCNTGYIKVGAVCEPVCARGCDKGQCIAPDTCSCGQGFELDHSGTRCVPHCEVPCLNGVCGGNNQCVCNSGYIADELQPNMCKPHCPLGCPNGYCTSPGFCICKPGFKKAGVKGRQSCTPV